One genomic window of Clostridioides sp. ES-S-0054-01 includes the following:
- a CDS encoding PTS sugar transporter subunit IIA, which yields MILQEKNIFIDKDLKSKEEVLNFIADRAYILGITTNKDALLKDLLKRENEFPTGIRDGFAIPHTKSANVEEPSILYIKTTHELEWKTLDDSKVRYIFSLLAPHENEGNIHLKTLSKLATCLMEDDFISEVKNASDANHLVKYITNKMKEE from the coding sequence ATGATACTACAAGAAAAGAATATATTTATAGATAAAGACCTAAAAAGCAAAGAAGAAGTGCTAAATTTTATTGCAGATAGAGCTTATATACTGGGCATTACAACTAATAAAGATGCTCTTCTAAAAGATCTTTTAAAAAGAGAAAATGAATTTCCAACAGGAATACGAGATGGATTTGCAATACCTCACACAAAAAGTGCAAATGTAGAAGAACCCTCTATACTCTATATTAAAACAACTCATGAGTTAGAATGGAAAACTTTAGATGATAGCAAAGTTAGATATATATTTAGTTTATTAGCTCCACATGAAAATGAAGGAAATATACATTTAAAAACTTTGTCTAAATTAGCCACATGTTTAATGGAAGATGATTTTATAAGTGAAGTTAAAAATGCTAGTGATGCAAATCATTTAGTAAAATATATAACTAATAAAATGAAGGAGGAATAA
- a CDS encoding PTS fructose transporter subunit IIB produces MKIVAVTSCIAGLAHTPMAAKALEQAASKMGHEIKVEQQGAMGQVNAITKEEAQSADFVLIASDQTISGMERFDGKKVLKVKIGVALKKPEAVLTKCIEAIS; encoded by the coding sequence ATGAAAATAGTAGCAGTAACATCATGTATAGCAGGATTAGCACACACACCTATGGCAGCAAAAGCTTTAGAACAAGCTGCATCAAAAATGGGTCATGAAATCAAAGTAGAACAACAAGGTGCTATGGGACAAGTAAATGCTATAACAAAAGAAGAAGCTCAAAGTGCAGATTTTGTGCTTATAGCATCTGACCAAACTATATCCGGAATGGAAAGATTTGATGGTAAAAAAGTACTAAAAGTTAAGATAGGCGTTGCGTTAAAAAAACCAGAAGCCGTCTTAACAAAGTGTATAGAAGCTATCTCTTAA
- a CDS encoding PTS fructose transporter subunit IIC yields the protein MSKKNKSLLSELKSHLMTGISYILPLIIGSSLVVAIPKLTALAMGITSLDVYENVSGFYHILYLMEQVGWTGIGLLNTVLAGFIAFSIGEKPAMGAGFIGGLIASNTNAGFLGAVIAGFFAGYICKFLKEKIKISGSAAGMMPLIIMPLITVGLTGFLMSVILAGPLGNINTSLNAWVAEMCQNGTNSVVLALILGAMIGFDLGGPVNKAAWMAGNALMLEGIYLPAILVNCAIVIPPLGYGLATFIRKSKFSKTLAETGKGNIVMGIIGITEGAIPFTLTNPLKLVPVNMIGCALGVGLSALLGVHAIMPPVGGLYGFISVGSGWAYLVGAIFGALVIAILATILVDFKEDDTTEDAKFDEIELDIM from the coding sequence ATGAGTAAAAAAAATAAATCTCTTTTAAGTGAACTTAAAAGTCACTTGATGACAGGAATTTCATATATATTACCACTTATAATAGGCTCATCTTTAGTTGTAGCTATACCAAAGCTTACAGCTCTAGCAATGGGAATAACAAGTTTAGATGTTTATGAAAATGTATCAGGTTTTTATCACATTCTTTACTTGATGGAACAGGTAGGTTGGACTGGTATAGGTCTATTAAATACTGTATTAGCAGGGTTTATAGCATTTTCAATAGGTGAAAAACCAGCTATGGGTGCAGGTTTCATTGGTGGACTCATAGCAAGTAATACTAACGCAGGATTCTTAGGAGCAGTAATAGCAGGTTTCTTTGCTGGATACATCTGCAAATTTTTAAAGGAAAAAATTAAAATATCTGGTTCAGCAGCAGGAATGATGCCACTTATAATAATGCCACTTATAACAGTTGGTTTAACTGGTTTTTTAATGAGTGTCATATTGGCAGGACCTTTAGGAAACATAAATACTTCATTAAATGCTTGGGTAGCTGAAATGTGTCAAAATGGAACAAATTCGGTAGTATTAGCTTTAATTTTAGGTGCAATGATAGGATTCGATTTAGGTGGACCAGTAAATAAAGCAGCCTGGATGGCAGGAAATGCATTGATGTTAGAAGGCATCTATCTACCAGCTATATTAGTAAACTGTGCAATAGTTATACCTCCATTAGGATATGGTTTAGCTACATTCATAAGAAAATCAAAATTCTCTAAGACATTAGCTGAAACAGGAAAAGGTAATATAGTTATGGGTATAATTGGAATAACAGAAGGTGCAATTCCCTTCACTTTAACAAATCCATTAAAATTAGTTCCTGTTAATATGATAGGATGTGCTTTGGGCGTAGGACTATCAGCTTTATTAGGTGTACACGCTATAATGCCTCCAGTTGGTGGGTTATATGGATTTATATCAGTAGGTTCTGGATGGGCTTACTTAGTAGGTGCAATATTCGGAGCTTTAGTAATAGCAATATTAGCAACAATTTTAGTAGACTTTAAGGAAGATGACACTACTGAAGATGCAAAATTTGATGAAATAGAATTAGATATAATGTAA
- the mngB gene encoding mannosylglycerate hydrolase, translated as MKKTKVHVVPHSHWDREWYFTTSRSKIYLMKDFQDILDTLEEKEDFKYFTMDAQASLLDDYLKWKPQDKDRIRDLVQRKKLVVGPWYTQTDQLVISGESIVRNLYYGIDRCNEFGEPMKVGYVPDSFGQSAQMPQIYKGFGIDSSLFWRGVSDDMVDTTEFIWKGSDGSKVLAVQIPFGYYYGGNIPEDDSDLKEYLEYTIGKLKSKASTNNVYFPNGFDQAPIRKNLPDILKKANEIDNENEYEISSIENYIDSVRNERNEFSELKGELVNAKHMRIHKSIFSSRSDLKIMNNKLENYITNVLEPLLTLSYSLGNEYPHLVIKDIWKLMFENAAHDSIGSCNSDTTNEDVYTRYKQARDLSINLLDLHMRLISTQIKNNNEEITLTVFNGLPEVRNEVVEFDTYIPGQDFVIKNKNGETLNYIVKEKEDITDYVLTQTIRLNPSKKIYIPETVYRAKIALSIKDIPPMGYTQLVFELDTKNKCEVKTSNCKEIENEYYKITANENGSVEILDKESNKTYKNQAVIEDNGDDGDSYNYSPPREDIYVSSLDSVSLVEVLKSDVQEEMILKYSLTIPASLKERARGKVSVKMPVTMKITLEPKEQIIKFNVNIKNDQALSHRVRVLFNTEIASKFSIADQQFGIIQRPTVLEKDIALWERDNQSWQEKPITIEPMQSFVTLEDGQRGIALMTDCVREYQIVGTNLDTIALTLFRSFGYMGRENLLYRPGRASGEKIIATPDAQLLKELNFDFGLYIYNSKFDEANVANTAKRFLTPIQIYEYADFLNGRLIFAFRDEEQTYENEYSLINVNNSNFTVSAIKKEEKGDGIVIRIFNGMKNKYTKGGFSINKNITSAYSAMLDESYDNANQYEINVKTVEINSLSHCKVQTIVIK; from the coding sequence ATGAAGAAGACAAAAGTACATGTAGTTCCACACAGTCATTGGGATAGAGAATGGTATTTTACAACATCAAGGTCAAAAATATATCTAATGAAAGATTTTCAAGATATACTAGACACATTAGAAGAAAAAGAAGACTTTAAATACTTTACTATGGATGCACAAGCTTCTCTATTAGATGATTATTTAAAATGGAAACCTCAGGATAAAGATAGAATAAGAGATTTAGTTCAAAGAAAAAAATTAGTTGTAGGACCTTGGTACACTCAAACAGACCAATTAGTTATATCAGGAGAATCTATAGTTAGAAACCTTTACTATGGAATAGATAGATGCAATGAATTTGGTGAACCTATGAAGGTTGGATATGTACCAGATTCTTTTGGGCAATCAGCTCAAATGCCACAAATATATAAAGGCTTTGGAATAGATAGTTCATTGTTTTGGCGTGGAGTTTCTGATGATATGGTAGACACGACAGAATTTATATGGAAAGGTTCAGATGGTTCAAAAGTATTAGCAGTTCAAATACCATTTGGTTATTACTATGGAGGTAATATACCAGAAGATGATTCAGATTTAAAAGAATATCTAGAATATACAATTGGAAAACTTAAAAGTAAGGCCTCTACTAACAATGTATATTTTCCAAATGGATTTGACCAGGCACCGATAAGAAAAAATCTTCCTGATATATTAAAAAAAGCTAACGAAATAGATAACGAAAATGAATACGAAATAAGCAGTATAGAAAACTATATAGATTCAGTAAGAAATGAAAGAAATGAATTTTCAGAGCTTAAAGGAGAGCTTGTAAATGCTAAACATATGAGAATACACAAATCAATATTCTCCTCAAGGTCAGACCTTAAGATAATGAATAACAAGTTAGAAAACTATATTACAAATGTACTTGAACCATTATTAACATTAAGTTATTCACTTGGAAATGAATACCCTCACCTAGTTATAAAGGATATATGGAAGCTTATGTTTGAAAATGCAGCTCATGACAGTATAGGTTCTTGTAATAGTGACACGACAAATGAAGATGTATATACAAGATACAAACAAGCTAGAGATTTAAGTATAAATTTATTAGATTTGCATATGAGACTTATAAGTACTCAAATCAAAAATAATAATGAAGAAATAACATTAACAGTATTCAATGGATTACCAGAAGTTAGAAATGAAGTTGTTGAATTTGATACTTATATCCCAGGTCAAGATTTTGTGATAAAGAATAAAAACGGAGAAACTCTTAATTATATAGTAAAAGAAAAAGAAGATATTACAGATTACGTATTAACTCAAACAATAAGATTAAACCCAAGTAAAAAAATATATATACCAGAAACTGTATATAGAGCAAAAATTGCACTTTCAATAAAAGATATACCACCAATGGGATATACTCAACTAGTGTTTGAGTTGGATACTAAGAATAAATGTGAAGTAAAAACAAGTAATTGCAAAGAAATAGAAAACGAATATTACAAAATAACGGCTAATGAAAATGGTTCCGTAGAAATATTAGACAAAGAATCTAATAAAACTTATAAAAACCAAGCTGTAATTGAAGACAATGGAGATGATGGAGATTCATACAACTATTCTCCACCAAGAGAAGATATTTATGTATCATCCTTAGATTCTGTATCTTTAGTAGAAGTACTAAAATCAGATGTTCAAGAAGAAATGATACTTAAGTATTCGTTAACCATACCAGCTTCACTAAAAGAAAGGGCTAGAGGTAAAGTTTCTGTGAAAATGCCAGTAACAATGAAAATTACATTAGAGCCTAAAGAGCAAATAATTAAGTTTAATGTTAATATAAAAAATGACCAAGCATTATCTCATAGAGTAAGAGTTTTATTTAATACTGAAATAGCATCTAAGTTTTCTATAGCAGACCAACAATTTGGAATAATACAAAGACCAACAGTATTAGAAAAAGATATTGCATTATGGGAAAGAGATAATCAATCTTGGCAAGAAAAACCTATAACGATTGAACCAATGCAAAGTTTTGTTACTCTAGAGGATGGACAAAGAGGTATAGCATTGATGACTGATTGTGTAAGAGAATATCAAATAGTCGGTACTAATCTAGACACAATCGCATTAACACTATTCAGGTCATTTGGATATATGGGAAGAGAAAATTTACTTTATAGACCAGGAAGAGCTTCTGGAGAAAAGATAATAGCAACACCAGATGCACAATTGCTTAAAGAGTTAAACTTTGACTTTGGTCTTTACATCTACAATAGTAAATTTGATGAAGCAAATGTAGCTAATACAGCTAAGAGATTCTTAACACCTATACAAATATATGAATACGCTGATTTTTTAAATGGTAGACTTATATTTGCATTTAGAGATGAAGAACAAACATATGAAAATGAATACAGTTTAATAAATGTAAATAATTCAAATTTTACTGTAAGTGCAATAAAGAAAGAGGAAAAAGGAGACGGAATTGTAATTAGAATCTTCAATGGTATGAAAAATAAATATACTAAAGGAGGTTTTAGTATTAATAAGAATATTACCAGTGCTTATAGTGCAATGCTGGATGAAAGCTATGATAACGCTAACCAGTATGAAATAAATGTAAAAACTGTAGAAATAAATTCTTTATCACATTGTAAAGTACAAACAATCGTAATTAAATAA
- a CDS encoding ROK family protein, translating into MNYYIGIDIGGTNIRAAILNENYSMIDKIKIQNNVSEGPCKNIGDLCNYIKKIWGKYNIKSIGVGCPGPLDLRQGKILNPPNLLGWENFEIKKFIETEFGVPVAVNNDANVAGYGEAKVGSGKDSESVYYITLSTGIGGGYIYKGEIVNGFNNVAAELCNMIINEDTYSHSGLNKGALEGQCSGINISRIATEKLNKHISTKEVFEQAQLKNPYCKEIINNWVINISKAIANIIVIVDPEVIVLGGSIILHNSTYLKDIVSQVKKMVFETVNVNIKLAEIGDDAGLIGSAILATSLINE; encoded by the coding sequence ATGAATTATTATATAGGTATTGATATAGGTGGAACCAACATAAGAGCTGCTATATTGAATGAAAACTATAGTATGATAGATAAAATTAAAATACAAAATAATGTATCAGAAGGGCCATGCAAAAATATAGGTGACTTATGTAATTATATAAAAAAAATATGGGGCAAATACAACATAAAATCTATAGGTGTAGGATGTCCAGGTCCACTAGATTTAAGACAAGGAAAAATTTTAAACCCTCCTAATTTATTAGGTTGGGAAAATTTTGAGATAAAGAAATTTATAGAAACTGAGTTTGGTGTTCCTGTAGCTGTTAACAATGATGCTAATGTAGCAGGATATGGTGAAGCTAAAGTGGGTTCAGGAAAAGATTCAGAAAGTGTGTATTATATTACTCTATCAACTGGTATTGGAGGTGGATATATATATAAAGGAGAAATTGTAAATGGGTTTAATAATGTAGCAGCAGAGTTGTGTAATATGATTATTAATGAAGATACTTACTCTCATTCTGGACTAAATAAAGGAGCCCTTGAGGGTCAATGTAGTGGAATTAATATATCTAGAATTGCCACTGAAAAATTAAACAAACATATTTCTACAAAGGAAGTTTTTGAACAAGCTCAATTAAAAAATCCATATTGCAAGGAAATTATAAATAACTGGGTAATAAATATCTCAAAAGCAATAGCCAATATTATAGTAATAGTAGACCCAGAGGTTATAGTACTTGGAGGCTCTATAATACTACATAATAGCACTTACTTAAAAGATATTGTGTCCCAAGTTAAAAAAATGGTTTTTGAAACAGTTAATGTTAATATAAAGTTAGCAGAAATAGGAGATGATGCAGGATTAATAGGAAGTGCCATATTAGCAACTTCATTGATTAATGAATAA
- a CDS encoding sensor histidine kinase: MDTKLKKFKDKYIVTIIVFILMLSASLGMISQYSTIQAGAKGGAKNPFEQERFVDNIYKGSYVLYHNMKEEQEGKMIQPSKLFISEETMNYIKNVSKEKDSYGGSEVYYTDDSINADFNENFESWESFIKESGKNLKYYLVDKGSNFEFFNDNKELGALDTTKNDASKENSDGNHLKNTEINDEERQKKITDIKENYRFYIVMNFDKDGKVNVVDSYGVNQKVINQMLLSKAREDLMDTDLGGNSISYKLSPIKNMTLVYAVPKVISKGDSGEYSYGSIYNNDNISSYINNVENTSYYKISEMILKIILAIVVIVSLVFPYRKSKELLGFDTLSRIPLEILFIAISIVQGIVDLYPTGIISDTLNGNYVEYLINNDISDKTASILVSLMNLTYWFVIFSIIFVFITLLKHILNVGIREYFIKNTVTGMFFVWFKKTGKKVINHIRTIDLKEKPNKTIVIILGINLLIIVIMCSMWFFGIILALIYSIVLFKILSDYSKKTVCEYNQLLDVTKKISDGNLEVNMEKDLGFFNPIKDELGNIQTGFKKAVDEEVKSQKMKTELISNVSHDLKTPLTSIITYIDLLKDESITDENRKLYIDTLDRKSQRLQHLIEDLFEVSKANSGDVHLNIVNVDIVSLMKQTLLELDDKLSDSSLILKNNFSSEKIILPLDSQRTFRVFENLIINISKYAMPNSRVYIDILETDNEVIIMLKNMSATEIDFSVNDIMERFVRGDKSRNTEGSGLGLAIAKSFVELQDGKMNISVDGDLFKVTITFNKK; this comes from the coding sequence TTGGATACAAAATTGAAAAAATTTAAAGATAAATATATAGTTACTATTATAGTTTTTATACTTATGTTATCAGCATCATTAGGTATGATTAGTCAATATTCTACCATACAAGCAGGTGCTAAGGGTGGAGCAAAAAACCCATTTGAACAAGAACGTTTTGTAGATAATATATATAAAGGAAGTTATGTTTTATATCATAATATGAAAGAAGAACAAGAAGGTAAGATGATACAACCATCAAAACTTTTTATAAGTGAAGAAACTATGAACTATATAAAAAATGTAAGTAAAGAAAAAGATTCTTATGGTGGTTCAGAGGTTTATTATACGGATGATAGTATTAATGCAGATTTTAATGAAAACTTTGAAAGCTGGGAGTCTTTCATTAAAGAGTCAGGAAAAAATTTAAAATATTATTTAGTTGATAAAGGAAGTAATTTTGAATTTTTTAATGATAATAAAGAATTAGGAGCACTTGATACAACAAAGAATGATGCCTCAAAAGAAAATTCTGATGGAAATCATTTAAAAAACACAGAAATAAATGATGAGGAAAGACAAAAAAAGATTACGGATATAAAAGAAAACTATAGATTCTATATTGTAATGAATTTTGATAAAGATGGAAAAGTAAATGTTGTGGATTCTTATGGAGTAAATCAAAAAGTTATTAATCAAATGTTGTTATCTAAAGCAAGAGAAGATTTAATGGATACGGATTTAGGTGGAAATTCGATTTCATATAAGTTATCTCCAATAAAAAACATGACACTAGTATATGCTGTACCTAAAGTAATAAGTAAAGGTGATAGTGGAGAGTATAGTTATGGAAGTATTTATAATAATGATAATATAAGTTCATATATAAATAACGTAGAAAATACTTCTTACTATAAAATTTCTGAAATGATTTTAAAAATTATATTAGCTATAGTTGTGATTGTATCTTTAGTATTCCCATATAGAAAATCTAAGGAGTTACTAGGATTTGATACATTATCAAGAATACCACTAGAGATACTTTTTATTGCTATTTCTATTGTACAGGGGATTGTAGATTTATATCCGACTGGTATAATAAGTGATACCTTGAATGGAAATTATGTGGAGTATCTAATAAACAATGACATAAGTGATAAGACGGCTAGTATATTGGTAAGTTTAATGAATTTAACTTATTGGTTTGTAATCTTCTCAATAATATTTGTATTTATAACACTTTTAAAACATATTTTAAATGTTGGAATAAGAGAGTATTTTATAAAGAATACTGTAACAGGAATGTTTTTTGTATGGTTTAAAAAAACAGGAAAAAAAGTTATTAATCATATTAGAACAATAGATTTAAAAGAAAAACCAAATAAAACTATAGTTATAATTCTGGGAATAAACTTATTAATTATAGTTATAATGTGTAGTATGTGGTTCTTCGGGATAATACTTGCATTAATTTACTCAATAGTTTTATTTAAAATACTATCAGATTACTCTAAAAAGACAGTCTGTGAATATAATCAACTTTTAGATGTTACAAAGAAAATTTCAGATGGAAATTTAGAAGTAAATATGGAAAAAGATTTAGGATTTTTTAATCCTATAAAAGATGAACTAGGAAATATTCAAACTGGATTTAAAAAAGCTGTTGATGAAGAAGTTAAGAGTCAAAAGATGAAAACGGAGCTTATATCGAATGTATCACATGACTTAAAAACACCTTTAACATCTATAATCACTTATATAGATTTATTAAAAGATGAAAGTATAACAGATGAAAATCGTAAGTTGTATATTGATACATTAGATAGAAAGTCACAAAGATTGCAGCATTTAATAGAAGACTTGTTCGAAGTAAGTAAGGCGAATAGTGGAGATGTTCATTTGAATATAGTAAATGTGGATATTGTATCTCTAATGAAACAGACCCTTTTAGAATTAGATGACAAACTTTCAGACTCATCTCTAATATTAAAAAATAATTTTTCTAGTGAAAAAATAATATTACCATTAGATAGTCAGCGTACATTTAGAGTATTTGAAAATCTTATAATAAATATAAGTAAGTATGCAATGCCAAATTCAAGAGTGTATATTGATATTTTAGAAACAGATAATGAAGTAATTATCATGCTTAAAAACATGTCTGCAACTGAGATTGATTTTAGCGTAAATGATATAATGGAGAGATTTGTAAGAGGAGATAAGTCGCGTAATACAGAAGGTTCTGGGCTTGGTCTAGCAATAGCAAAAAGTTTTGTAGAGTTACAGGATGGTAAGATGAATATAAGTGTGGATGGTGATTTATTTAAAGTTACAATTACTTTTAATAAAAAATAG
- a CDS encoding response regulator transcription factor gives MNSYNILVVEDEKEIADAIEIYLLNQGYNVFKGYNGLEGLKVIEKQEIHLAIVDIMMPKMDGITLTMKLRENHNFPVIMLSAKSEEVDKIMGLNIGADDYVTKPFKPLELLARVNSQLRRYTKYLNLIGNKEQNVETNDSIFAIGGLELNENTKEVSIDGKYIKTTPIEFKILSLLMRNAGRVFSADEIYERVWNENAVNTDTVMVHVRNIREKIEIDPKNPKYLKVVWGVGYKIEKI, from the coding sequence ATGAATTCATATAATATTTTGGTGGTAGAAGATGAAAAGGAAATAGCAGATGCTATAGAAATATACTTATTAAATCAAGGATATAATGTTTTTAAGGGGTACAATGGACTGGAAGGTCTTAAGGTTATAGAAAAACAAGAAATACATTTAGCAATAGTTGATATAATGATGCCTAAAATGGATGGAATAACACTTACAATGAAGCTTAGAGAAAATCATAATTTCCCAGTAATAATGCTATCTGCAAAATCAGAAGAAGTTGATAAAATAATGGGGCTTAATATAGGAGCAGACGACTATGTAACAAAACCTTTTAAGCCATTAGAGTTATTGGCTAGAGTTAATTCACAACTTAGAAGATACACTAAGTATCTAAACCTGATTGGAAATAAAGAGCAAAATGTAGAAACTAACGATAGTATCTTTGCAATAGGTGGATTAGAATTAAATGAAAATACAAAAGAAGTTAGTATTGATGGAAAGTATATAAAAACAACTCCTATAGAATTTAAAATACTAAGCTTACTTATGAGAAATGCAGGAAGAGTTTTTTCTGCTGATGAAATATATGAAAGAGTTTGGAATGAAAATGCTGTGAATACAGATACAGTTATGGTACATGTTAGGAATATAAGGGAAAAAATAGAAATTGACCCAAAAAATCCTAAATATTTAAAGGTGGTGTGGGGTGTTGGATACAAAATTGAAAAAATTTAA
- a CDS encoding nitroreductase family protein: protein MELQDTIFKRQSVRKFKNKDVLDEDILKMIKAAGAAPSGKNIQNWHFVVIKRRDLMEKIADVITKKQEEILVEMDKVSEEKANRFRKFVPNFTLFYLKAPVLVLVFTKVYNPSGYYELELIDASKETIDKLFIRNPGMQSLGAAIENFTLSAIELGYGSCWLTSQNYAADEIEAVLEAETGFEKGEYFLGAMLALGVPEDNLKSPSKKPVEEICTFIK, encoded by the coding sequence ATGGAATTACAAGATACTATTTTTAAAAGACAAAGTGTAAGAAAGTTTAAAAATAAAGATGTCTTAGATGAAGATATTTTAAAAATGATAAAAGCAGCAGGGGCAGCTCCATCAGGAAAGAATATTCAAAACTGGCATTTTGTAGTTATAAAACGCCGTGATTTGATGGAAAAGATAGCAGATGTGATAACTAAAAAACAAGAAGAAATACTTGTAGAAATGGATAAAGTTTCAGAAGAAAAGGCTAATAGATTTAGAAAATTTGTGCCAAACTTTACATTATTTTATTTAAAAGCTCCAGTTTTAGTATTAGTTTTTACAAAGGTATATAATCCATCAGGATATTATGAATTAGAGCTTATAGATGCATCTAAGGAGACTATAGATAAATTATTCATAAGAAATCCAGGTATGCAGAGTTTAGGTGCTGCAATTGAAAACTTTACACTATCAGCAATTGAACTTGGATATGGTTCTTGCTGGTTGACAAGTCAAAACTATGCAGCAGATGAGATAGAGGCTGTTTTAGAAGCAGAAACTGGATTTGAAAAGGGAGAGTATTTTTTAGGAGCAATGTTAGCTCTTGGAGTACCAGAGGATAACCTAAAGAGCCCATCTAAAAAACCAGTAGAAGAAATATGTACATTTATAAAATAA
- a CDS encoding HAD family hydrolase, producing MVDSIIFDLDGTLWDSTEEVCKVWQDVLSKHKEIDLNVTKDLFRSVMGLSFDEIANRLFPNLNEEERMNLLNECSLKECEYLSENGAKLFDDIEDTLKLLSKKYKLFIVSNCQAGYIESFLKAHKLEQYFIDFECPGNTGLHKGENNKLIIERNKLINPIYVGDTQGDANSAKFVGIPFIYAKYGFGNVDVYDYFIDSFKDLLEHDILK from the coding sequence GTGGTAGATAGTATTATTTTTGATTTAGATGGAACGTTATGGGATTCAACTGAAGAAGTATGCAAGGTCTGGCAGGATGTTTTAAGTAAACATAAAGAAATCGATTTAAATGTCACAAAAGATTTATTTAGAAGTGTTATGGGGCTTTCTTTTGATGAAATAGCAAATCGTTTATTTCCAAATTTAAATGAAGAGGAAAGAATGAATTTATTGAATGAATGTTCTTTAAAAGAATGTGAATATTTATCTGAAAATGGGGCTAAATTGTTTGATGATATAGAAGATACTCTTAAGTTACTCTCTAAAAAGTATAAATTATTTATAGTAAGTAATTGTCAAGCTGGATATATAGAATCTTTTTTAAAAGCACATAAGCTAGAACAGTATTTTATAGACTTTGAATGTCCAGGAAATACTGGTTTACACAAAGGGGAAAATAATAAACTTATAATTGAAAGAAATAAATTAATAAACCCAATCTATGTTGGAGATACGCAAGGTGATGCAAATAGTGCTAAGTTTGTAGGTATACCTTTTATATATGCGAAATATGGATTTGGGAATGTGGATGTATATGATTATTTTATAGACTCATTTAAAGATTTATTAGAACATGATATATTAAAATAA
- a CDS encoding thiamine diphosphokinase, whose product MKICIVLNGEIENYEVTKDIIIKECYDCIICADGGANHTYKMEIMPDYILGDLDSVEEDKINFYKNKGVKFEKFPSKKDETDTELCLFLAKTLKANHIDFFGALGGRIDHTLANIKLLYYLKEDGIYSRILSDKEEMYIVENEEITLYGNSGDTISVIAIKGDAKSVTLTGLEYPLDNYYMKYSIPIGISNVMLSNSCKIKVEQGCVLVVRNL is encoded by the coding sequence ATGAAAATCTGTATTGTCTTAAATGGTGAAATTGAAAATTATGAAGTTACAAAAGATATTATAATTAAAGAATGTTATGACTGCATAATATGTGCAGATGGAGGGGCAAATCACACTTATAAAATGGAAATAATGCCAGATTATATATTAGGAGATTTAGATTCAGTAGAAGAAGATAAGATAAACTTCTATAAAAATAAAGGTGTTAAATTTGAAAAATTTCCATCTAAGAAAGATGAGACTGATACAGAACTTTGTCTTTTTTTAGCTAAGACCCTTAAAGCAAATCATATTGATTTTTTTGGTGCCTTAGGTGGAAGGATTGACCATACTCTTGCAAATATAAAGCTATTATATTATTTAAAAGAAGATGGTATATATTCTAGGATACTTTCTGATAAAGAAGAGATGTATATAGTTGAAAATGAGGAAATTACATTGTATGGAAATTCAGGTGACACTATTTCTGTAATAGCTATAAAAGGTGACGCTAAAAGTGTAACACTTACTGGTTTAGAATACCCTCTAGACAACTATTATATGAAATACTCTATACCTATTGGAATATCAAATGTTATGTTGAGTAATTCTTGTAAGATTAAAGTAGAGCAAGGTTGTGTACTTGTAGTTAGAAATTTATAA